TTCTCCACGCTGACCGTGATGCGCACGCCGGAACTGCCCTGGGATCATGTGCATGACGCCGCCCGTGCGGGGCAGGCTTCCGGCAGCGCCTGGTGGCGAATGAGCGCCGCGCAGGTGCGGATCTACGCGGTGCTGCTGGTGCTGTTTCTGGCAATGTCGTTGGGGTATCTGCTGGCGCCCAGCTATCTGGAGCAGGTGCGCGGCTTGCCGGTCGGTCTGATCGGCAGCCTGGGAGCAGCAACCGCTACCGGGGGCGTTGTGTGGGCATTTGTACTGGGCAGGCGGCATTCGCGACAGGCGCTGGCGGTTGGCGCAGGCGTGATGGCGGTAGCCTTTGGCGTGCTGTTGGCAGCGCCGGGCGGTGTCTGGCAGCTCCCGGCGATGATTGGCGCCTATTTTTTGATGGGCATCTACCTGACCGCGCGGACGCTATCGCTGGGCGTGGTCAGCGAGCATACGCCGCCGCACCAGCGTGGAACAGCGTTCGGGCTGGTGGAGACAGCCTTTGGCGTCGGGGCATTTGTTGGCCCCTGGGCGGCCGGTCATCTTTATGCCGTCAGGCCATGGCTGCCCTTTGCGCTGGCATTGGCGGTGCTTGTGTCCATGATCGGCGTGATCCGGGTGGCGTTGCGGCCAGCCGAACAACCCGGGTCTTTTGAAACCGGGCAGTAAGACAATTACAGGGGGCAGCGCACGCTACCCCCTGTTGTACCGTTTCGGCCTGCTCAGTACGTCATCGTCCGTACCGGCTGCGCCCGAACAACCAACCGTTCCGCAAAGACCCCCCGGAATGCATTCCATGTGGTGCAGGTGATCAGCGTCAGCGTTTGCTGCGCGGTCGGGTAGGTCACCTCGACATCGTTTGCCGCAACGACATCGATGGCGCTGACCTGGAATTCGTAGATAGTGTGGCGATCGACCAGGAAGATTGAGTCGCCCACTTCCAGCAGGTCGAGGTCGCGGAACGGCCCCGGCACGCCCTGCGTAATCTGGATGTGGCCGGCCAGGACAGTATTCCCGCCGAATTCGCCAGCCGCCTCATCAACCCAGGTCGTGCCCTGCAGGAAGCCGATGTTCTGGCCCAGGTCGCGTACATCCCAGGTTCGGTTACGCAGGGGAATGTTCACGATGGGCACGGCGCTGCTCAGCCCCAGCTTGGGGATGAACAACTCGCGCTCCGACTGTGGGCGGAAGGGTGGGACAACCGTTGGTTCCGGCGGCGAGGGCAGGGTGTTCTGCGCCGCCGGGATCGGGATGGCCGTTGGCGGCAGGGGCGTTGGCGTGGGCGGCGGGGTGAACGCAGGCGGCAGCGTGGGGCGCTGTGGGATGCCTTCGACAACTTCGGCTGATGTGGCGGAAGCCTCCACCTGCGGGCCTCCGCTGCCGCCAGCTCCCCCGATCAGGGCGACAACGATGACGATCGCCAGCAGCACAATCACGCCGATGGCGGCCAGAGTCAGCAGTTGACCCCGGTGCTCCGGATCGCCCAGGGCCATGCCGAGCAACCCCAGCGCCAGCAGCGCAATGACGGTGGCGATGGCGATAAAGATGGCTGTGTCGCTGTTTTCTAAGGCTGTGGCCTGGCCGGTGGCGGGCAGCAGCGCGGCATCCGGGACGATACGTACGGCGGCGGTATCGCAGATCGAGGCGCTGCCGCCTACGGACGTTGCACATCCCACGTTCTGCAGGATGGCGCCAGCGATCACCCCTTCATTGACGCGGGCAACAATGGTCAGTGTGGCCGCATCGTTGAAGTTCAGGGTGTTGGTGACCGCGACGACCGTGTTACCCTCGCGCTCGATTGTGCCATTGCTGATTGTCACGCTCTCCACCTGCATCTTAATGTCGAGCGTGTCGGTGAGGATCACCCCGGCCAGCGGTTCTGTGCCCGGATTGCGTACGGTGAGCGTCCAGGTGACCTGTCCGCCCGGCGCAGCGAATGGCTGCAGGACATCCTTGTTCACCTGTGGATCAGCTACACCGGGGACTGGCGTCCCGATGATGTAGGGGTTGCCGGAAGGATCGGTGGTGATCAGGGCGATAGTGACCGTGGTTTCCGCGCTGACCGGCAGCGTGGCGGTCCCGACGAAGCCCTCACCAGATACAATGACGCGGATGGTCAGCGGATTGGGGTCGCCGGTGGTGGGAATGTAGCTGAAGAAACCGGAAGTGGCGACTCCCGGCGGGAGTGTTGTTGTGCCAAGAACTATCGCACCGCCCTGAGCCGCCGGGCGAGGCTGCCCGCCCGCAGTGAAGGACCTATCCACCACAAACGAACCGCGCAGATTATTGATCGGACCGTCGCCAACGTTCAGGACGCTCACGGTGTAGTCCACACGCTCGCCAAGTGTCGCTACCGTCTTGCTGGCTACGGCCCGGATGTAGAGCTGCGGGCGCAGCACGTTGAGCACGTAGGTGTCATTGTCGGCAACCGAACGGTTGAACGAAGTCATGCCGCTAGCTGTTACCGTGCTCACCAGTGGGTCGGGCGTGTTTGTGCCGACTGTGTAGGTGTAGGAGACCGATGTACGCTGGCCGGGCGCCAGCGAACGCACCGGCAGGCGGCTAGTCAATGCGCCGACGAGGCCATCGACTAGCGCCAGGTCAGATAGCGGCTCGGACCCGGAATTGCGAATCTCCGCAGTGTAGGTGACGACCTCGCCGGGGGCCGCGCCTTCCCTGTTTGCGCTCAGACTCACGTCGATCCGGGGGGCGGCGGTATCCAGCAGGTACGTGTAGCTCCGGCTGATCGTCGTGCCGATGGGGTCGAGGCCCTGGGCCTGCAGGGTCAGGTTCACGGGGTCGGGCGCGTTCAGCGGCACGATGTAAACGAACTCGATCGTGACACGCTGGCCCGGCGTCAGAATCAAGCCGCTGGTGGGATCGGTGGTCTGGATCGGGACGTTGGTCGTCAGGGATACATTGGTCAGCGTGGTCGCCCCATCGTTACGGAGGTTGGCGACGAACATAATCGAATCCCCGGCGATCCCGATGCACGGTGTCGAGCAATTGAGCGGCGTGGCGCTGATGCTCATCGATGAGAGGGTGATGGTGACGGCGATAGAGCCGGTATCGGAAACCGTGCCGACTGTCGGGCCAGTGCCCTGGGCGATGACCGAGGCCACCAGAGGCGAAGAGTCAGAGAGCAGGACATTGTAGCTGAAAGTTGCGACGACGCTGCCGCCGGGGGCCAGGGTCGTCATAGCGAACTGGCCGGTAAGATCGAGGGCGCTGCCATCAGGCAGGGTGGCCAGCGCCGAGACACCAGAGAGCGTCTCCCCGCCGATATTGGTCACAGTGGCCAGGTAATTCACGGTCTGACCGGCCAGGACAGTCGTTCGGTCAGCGCTGACCGTAACCCGGATGGCGGTGTTGTTCAGGATGGCAACCGTGGCCGAGGATGTGTCACTTACAGTGATGCCGAAGCCATCACGCCCAACAACCTGAACCGTATTGACCAGGGGGTCGGGATCGAGCACCGCATTCACCCGGTGAGTGTAGGTCGTGGTAATGCGCTCGCCGATTGCCAGGGTGTACTTGGGCAGGGTGATGGACGAAACCAGGGTATCGGTCACTGTCAGGCCAGTGACCGGTGTGGTGCTGGTATTGGTGATGTCAAGGGTGTACGTCACCAGGTCACCGTCAAACGCGGCAGCGCGATCTGCCGTCTTGATCACATTGAGGCCGCTGCCGGCGACGATCACCTGGGCACGGGCGGTATCAGCGACCATGATCGGGTTGGCCGGGTCTGCCGGGTTGAAGACAGCAGCAGTCACCGCGGCTGTGTTAGTGGCCGGATCGCCGTCTCCAGAGGTCAGGATACGGCGGATGGTCGCGCTGGCGCTGGCGCCCGGTGCGAGTGGTAGTGGGGAAGCGCCGGGCGGCGTGCAGATCGGCGCCGGGTCCGGCAGGGCGACGCCCGGATCAAAGCAGCCGGTGATATCCCCGCCGAGGAGCGGATCGATCACGGTGAAGCTGGTGATGTTCTCCGCACCGGTGTTAGTCACGGTCAGCGTATAGGCGATCTCGGTGCCGATGGTTGCCACCGTCGGGGTAGCAGACTTGGTCAGGCGGATACCCGGCGACACGATGTCCACGCTCGCCGAAGCGGTATCCGTCAGTGTGAGCGGGCCAGGCGCGATAGCCGTGACCGTTACCGTGCTCACAAAGGGATCGCTGTCCAGGCCGGTGATCGTGTGCGTGTATGTGCCGGTGGTGCTCTGGCCGGGGTTCAGCGTGTCGGTGTCCAGGGCGATCGCGCCGCCGGCCTCAGGGCTGGTCGCACGGACGTTGTTGAGTGTGCGCAGGCCGGTATTGCGCACCGTGACCATGTAGGTGATTGTCTCGCCGATGGCGGCGCTAGGCCGATCGGCTACATTGGTCACGAACAGATCGCCGCTGGCAATGGGGATGCTGGCGGAAGCTGTGTCGGTCAGGAAGGTGACACCGCCCAGCAGACCGGTGGCCACGACAGTGTTGATCAGCGGATCGGGAGTGGTTGCCGTGACTGGAATCTCGATGCAGGTTTCGGCGGAGCCAAACCCGCCCAGGGTTGGGGTGAGAGGCGGCGTTACGCCAGGTAGCAGACGAGCGGTGATATCCTGGCCACCCGTAGTGTCGACCACGCTGATGTTGGTGATGGGGGTGGCGCCCAGATTCTCAATGCGCACCCGGTAGGCGACGATATCGCCAACCCGGGCAAACGGCCTGACGACCGGTGCGGCACAGCCGCCAATCCCGGCAACGGTCTTGCTCACTACAAGGTCGGAGGAGGCAATCTGGACAGAGACACTATCGGTATCCTGGATGGTTGTGCCGTTGGCTGTCCGAGCTGTTGCCAGCGCGATGTTGATCAGCGGATCGGGATCGCTGGCCCGAACCGCACGGGTCAGGATGCCGGTGGCTTCCTGCCCCGCTTCCAACACGCCCGGATCGCCGGGGAAGGTCAGGTCCACCTGGCCGCCAGTGCAGCCGCTGTCGGCAGTGACGCATAATGGATCGCTGAGCGCGACATTTGTCAGGGTGGAGGTGCCTTCGTTGCGGACCAGGAAGCCATAGGTGACAGTTTCCCCGATGAGGGCGATGCCGGTAGAGGCGGTCTTGGTCAGACTCAGGTCGGCTTCGCGGATGTCCACCAGGGCCAGTCCGCTGGATGAGATTGTGACGCCGGAGCTGGCGCGCCCTGTGGCGGTTACACGATTGACCAGCGGATCCGGTGCGCCCGGCGGGATGGTGTAGTCAAAGGCGCCCACAGCTCTGCCGTCTGGCTCAAGCGTGTCGATGATGGCTCCGGTGGCCGGATCGCGGAGCGGGATCGGCAATCTGGAGAGGTGGTCGATGACGGAGATGGCGCTCAGAGGCTGACCGCTGGTGTTGGTCACCTCAATGTCGTAGGTGACAGTGTCGCCGATCACCACGGAAGTTGTGCGCGGCGTCTTGGTGACGGCAATTCCCAGGTCGCGGATGTCGATTGTCGCCGCCGCGCCGTCGGTGATGCCCTGGTCGTTGATCACGGTGACAGTATTAACAAACGGGTTAGGGGTGCTGGTGGTGACGGTATAGGCAATGACACCAATGGCCCGCTGATTTGGGGGCAGAGCGGGAATGGTGGTCCTGAGCGGCCCACCTTCCACGCTCATCTGAATGGGGGTCCCCAGTTCGTTGTCGATGACCTGCACGTTGGTCAGGTCAGTGTCGCCAAGGTTAACCAGTTCCACTGTATAGAGCACGGTATCGCCAACTGCCGCCCCGGCGCGGTCGGCGGTCTTGGTGAGCTGGATGCCGGGGGTCAGGATGTTCACTGCGATGGTATCGGCGCCCTCGATGGGGTTTCCCTGGCCGTCGACACCGGTGGCGACAGCTTCGTTGACGAACGGATCGGGGAGATCAGCCGTGACTTCAACTTCGTAAGTCAGGAAGGCGACCTCGAAGGGATCAAGGGCGTCGATCGGGGCGATGGTCAATGGCGTCCTGACCGTGCAGTTGACCGTGTAGGATCGACCGCCATAGGTGACCGGCCCGCCGCAGACGTTCGGGTTGGTGGCCGTGTTCAGCCCGACGGCGGAATCGACGACCTGGATATTGCGGATGGGAATCTGGCCGATGTTGGTGATGGCGATGTTATAGGTGATGCGCTCGCCCAGCTGGACGGTGGCCGGTGAGGCCTGTTTCTGTACCAGCAATTGCGATGCGGTGATCAGCACGGTGGTGTAGGTGCTGTCGGTCAGGAGATTATTACCGGCGACGGTTGTGCCACTGGCAGTGACCAGGTTGATCAGCGGGCTGGGATCGGCCTGGGAGAGCGTGTAGGAGATGGTGGCCGTGGCTGATTCGTTGTTGTTCAGTACACCGGGGATTCCGCCAGGGAATTGCAGCGGGACAGGGCCGGTCAGCGAGTCATAGGCGGTCACGCCGGTCATGGTGGAGTCGCTGGCGTTGGTTACGGTGATAGTGTAGCGA
This is a stretch of genomic DNA from Anaerolineae bacterium. It encodes these proteins:
- a CDS encoding DUF11 domain-containing protein translates to MGSKRLLRVLTIVYVLAIILNSSSLLLPSLPAVEAIAAPPSAPVTASRPNGQTTTPGFCGTDGFDPDGSIGVGLTTVTTYSSIFGENTVAPGSSNGNPNGEVLRLIPGETIRFNLVISNDRASGDLTGVWGEIVMTHGPRLQPVWDVTPFDGVLSPGERITGHIDYVAQPTDPTLVNYTFYGWGYAGTAGRCDIDRASDPGINTEFRVEGPSITLSLTAPEAIEVGAPVTWTLTLQNNRPLTTTIDSISDLLLEGSAFGACTPAPSPPTLEQILQAQAGTNTLPASAGSSLSMTFSCNMLPAYPDPVVNEVTVLATAAGIQLPFRVTGTPVARAVPSIRVSKLADVDQAAIGDTITYTVRVENDGDTPLNSVTVVDSLTGLLVNVPKTLAPGASYQENVAYIVQENDPDPLVNILTGIGVSPQGATVSSNWTESVDKRNPALQLTVSAAPAAIAVGEVLTYTFQVTNTSTEGLVNVLVEFPLCAEPGAGTGCSGTRVLLGTPPAPSTSLLAGATVSGTFTYTIQGTEPDPFGFTPLTTARASAITNSGSTIADTASVLVDILDNQIRIEASADRETALRGDTITYTFTVSNLTSTPLQVLSITDTLLGAIGNIPAGGLLLDPATPYTFTEQYTISGSDPSPLVNVATVTAEGGITDSTSEVVEISNAQLFITVTSDPPSEQLPGLPVSYSVFVSNNGRITLTDITGFYQVVGLAQPEQQFSLQFPGQSAPSLAPGDLAPFELATGGFSRPVQSDDPDPLTVLVRIQGTDDKGTRRSFFATRTIDVLPAQLRVHKEANVTRAAVGDTVTYEFFVTNIQENEITNVSAVDSLCAADLSGCSGSTVLLAPYDPVTETTTGPFVSVIPSLQPGEMAYGTFNYTVLTADLSRQDRILKNRVTVSGTLQPTLHPVGDADEWDIQLVNPLVIDKVADRIIATDGQCVTYTFTVSNISNLSTITNITVSDTALGDLSAAFPPFSLPPGNVVTLSQTTPACTGATQHRVTADDLPAIANTVTARGVVNGQIVTAQDTWRVEVTSPILVQKTNIEPFFGFAVVGDVIRYRVTLTNVSDVPYSFISARDTSNSAYETERTLSTATLIANSADPANPALTPGESTSIEYTYEVGPRDPDELVNTFQVVMTNGVDTLTFSDTHSVDIYSPFLILKIPNRSFAVVGETIHYDYLVYNVSQIAMNQVTVVDDRLGPIANRRIDNPAVNPGTPYDTTPKTLPAARDYPCLFPICDASYLESNPAANNYTVRPTDLTSDKLVNTVTVRGTTTTDSREPGVTILSTQSAEVQIRNPLQVVKIGPPQASRGDSVTYAVTVTNTSPLASSNVITNISVIDAQTGEVAMTFPDPLNRPRTLNPGESAAGTVNLIIPQTASDPFVNTVNATGELIIDTNRYNLSTLGTASIDLDDPILEVVLLGSTDTAERNTLVTWSARLSNNGTSDLTNLTYSDATGINFATDSDCPTTLPVGAVDIVCTWQDLITDLDPDPFINTLRVEGETLGGTDVAAEAEFIVDVIDPRFRVSKVAVPNVAFVGDTIRYTITVTNASDSTMTGVTAYDSLTGPVPLQFPGGIPGVLNNNESATATISYTLSQADPSPLINLVTASGTTVAGNNLLTDSTYTTVLITASQLLVQKQASPATVQLGERITYNIAITNIGQIPIRNIQVVDSAVGLNTATNPNVCGGPVTYGGRSYTVNCTVRTPLTIAPIDALDPFEVAFLTYEVEVTADLPDPFVNEAVATGVDGQGNPIEGADTIAVNILTPGIQLTKTADRAGAAVGDTVLYTVELVNLGDTDLTNVQVIDNELGTPIQMSVEGGPLRTTIPALPPNQRAIGVIAYTVTTSTPNPFVNTVTVINDQGITDGAAATIDIRDLGIAVTKTPRTTSVVIGDTVTYDIEVTNTSGQPLSAISVIDHLSRLPIPLRDPATGAIIDTLEPDGRAVGAFDYTIPPGAPDPLVNRVTATGRASSGVTISSSGLALVDIREADLSLTKTASTGIALIGETVTYGFLVRNEGTSTLTNVALSDPLCVTADSGCTGGQVDLTFPGDPGVLEAGQEATGILTRAVRASDPDPLINIALATARTANGTTIQDTDSVSVQIASSDLVVSKTVAGIGGCAAPVVRPFARVGDIVAYRVRIENLGATPITNISVVDTTGGQDITARLLPGVTPPLTPTLGGFGSAETCIEIPVTATTPDPLINTVVATGLLGGVTFLTDTASASIPIASGDLFVTNVADRPSAAIGETITYMVTVRNTGLRTLNNVRATSPEAGGAIALDTDTLNPGQSTTGTYTHTITGLDSDPFVSTVTVTAIAPGPLTLTDTASASVDIVSPGIRLTKSATPTVATIGTEIAYTLTVTNTGAENITSFTVIDPLLGGDITGCFDPGVALPDPAPICTPPGASPLPLAPGASASATIRRILTSGDGDPATNTAAVTAAVFNPADPANPIMVADTARAQVIVAGSGLNVIKTADRAAAFDGDLVTYTLDITNTSTTPVTGLTVTDTLVSSITLPKYTLAIGERITTTYTHRVNAVLDPDPLVNTVQVVGRDGFGITVSDTSSATVAILNNTAIRVTVSADRTTVLAGQTVNYLATVTNIGGETLSGVSALATLPDGSALDLTGQFAMTTLAPGGSVVATFSYNVLLSDSSPLVASVIAQGTGPTVGTVSDTGSIAVTITLSSMSISATPLNCSTPCIGIAGDSIMFVANLRNDGATTLTNVSLTTNVPIQTTDPTSGLILTPGQRVTIEFVYIVPLNAPDPVNLTLQAQGLDPIGTTISRSYTYLLDTAAPRIDVSLSANREGAAPGEVVTYTAEIRNSGSEPLSDLALVDGLVGALTSRLPVRSLAPGQRTSVSYTYTVGTNTPDPLVSTVTASGMTSFNRSVADNDTYVLNVLRPQLYIRAVASKTVATLGERVDYTVSVLNVGDGPINNLRGSFVVDRSFTAGGQPRPAAQGGAIVLGTTTLPPGVATSGFFSYIPTTGDPNPLTIRVIVSGEGFVGTATLPVSAETTVTIALITTDPSGNPYIIGTPVPGVADPQVNKDVLQPFAAPGGQVTWTLTVRNPGTEPLAGVILTDTLDIKMQVESVTISNGTIEREGNTVVAVTNTLNFNDAATLTIVARVNEGVIAGAILQNVGCATSVGGSASICDTAAVRIVPDAALLPATGQATALENSDTAIFIAIATVIALLALGLLGMALGDPEHRGQLLTLAAIGVIVLLAIVIVVALIGGAGGSGGPQVEASATSAEVVEGIPQRPTLPPAFTPPPTPTPLPPTAIPIPAAQNTLPSPPEPTVVPPFRPQSERELFIPKLGLSSAVPIVNIPLRNRTWDVRDLGQNIGFLQGTTWVDEAAGEFGGNTVLAGHIQITQGVPGPFRDLDLLEVGDSIFLVDRHTIYEFQVSAIDVVAANDVEVTYPTAQQTLTLITCTTWNAFRGVFAERLVVRAQPVRTMTY
- a CDS encoding MFS transporter, which encodes FSTLTVMRTPELPWDHVHDAARAGQASGSAWWRMSAAQVRIYAVLLVLFLAMSLGYLLAPSYLEQVRGLPVGLIGSLGAATATGGVVWAFVLGRRHSRQALAVGAGVMAVAFGVLLAAPGGVWQLPAMIGAYFLMGIYLTARTLSLGVVSEHTPPHQRGTAFGLVETAFGVGAFVGPWAAGHLYAVRPWLPFALALAVLVSMIGVIRVALRPAEQPGSFETGQ